CCGGCTGCTGAAGCTGCCGGTGTCGGTGCAGCGCCGGGTCGCGGCGGGCGTGCTGTCCGCGGGGCACGCCCGCGCACTCCTCGGTCTCGAGGACCCCGGTGCGCAGGAGGACCTCGCCACGCGCATCGTGGCCGAGGGCATGTCGGTGCGCGCCACCGAGGAGGCGGTCGTCCTCGCCCGCCGCGACACCCCCACCGCGAAGCCGGTCCGCCGCCGCCCGATGCAGGCGCCCGGTCTGCAGGAGCTCGCCGAGAAGCTGTCCGACGCGTTCGACACCCGGGTCAAGGTCGAGCTGGGTCAGCGCAAGGGGCGGATCGTCGTCGAGTTCGGGTCGGTCGACGACCTCGAGCGCATCGCCGGCCTGATGAACCGGTCGGTCCCCCAGGACTGACGGCGTCGCTGTTTCACGTGAAACAGCGCGGGTGGCCCGGTCGGTGCATTCCTCCCGGCGATCGGTCCGACGCGCGCGCAGGTGCTCGGCGCGTCCGGTTCCGACCGGCCGGCCGGTGTCGGTGTCGACCGGCCCTGCCCGTCCCGCCGGGGGTATACGGGGCGCGGGCCGGCGACCCGGGACGACGGGCGGGGCAGCCGACCGTCGCGTGGGTGGGACCCCATCGGCCGCCGTCGTTCGTGGCGGGACGTGGAGGGCCTGCGGCTGCCGCCCGAATTCAGCCGTCGTAGCCGACCCGAGGTGTCGGTTCAGGACGCAGGGCGGCGTGACCGCCGTCGTGCGGACCGGGACGGGTCGCGGCGATCGTCTCCGTCTGCTCTCCTGCTCCCGGCCCTGACCGGTGTGTGGATCGCCCGCGTCGGGAGCGGTCGCGGTCGCCGCCGCGGACCCGGGTGCGGGCACAACCGGGTTCGTCGGTGGCGGGCCCGACGGGCGTGCGACCCGGCCCGCGCCACGACGCCTCCTCTGCCGGTGCAGTTCGTCGCGGTCCGCGCCGGCCAGGTGCGGTACGGCGTGGGCCGAGACGTCGGCGACCACCAGCCGTCGGCGTCGACGCACCGGTCGAGGCGGAGTCCGTCCTCCATCGTTCCGGTGGTCGTCGTCCTGCGTGGCTCTGCGGACGATCGCCGTGACTGGCCCCGGCAGCTCCACCGCGCACGACTCGGGCCGATCCTCGCGCCGAGATGCAGGCGCGGCCCGCTGCCCGAGGTTCGAGGCGCCCCCGGCACCGTTCGCGTGGCGGGCGGATTGCGTGGTCGACCGGGATCGCCGCGGGCCCGGCCGGCCCCCGGGGTGATCCGGCGTGCGTGCGCGGCGCTCGGTCACCGGGCCGGTGGCGGCGCGGACTCGGCCCGTGGTCGCTCAGGTCTCGCGGACGATCGCGAACACGCTCTCGTCTGCCATTGCAGCGGCCGCCCGCGCAGGTGCAGGCAGCTGGCGGCTCACGATCTCGTGCAGCTCGCGGAGCGTGATCTCGTGCAGGCGCCGTATCTGATCCTGAGCAGGCTGCTGGGCGCGATTATGTGCCCGCCCGGCTCGCCCCGGTCCGCCCCGGTCCGCACGGGTAGCCTGGCCCGCCCGGCTCGACCCCGTCCGCCCAGCTCGACCCGGTCCGCCCAGCTCTACCCGGTCCGCCCAGCTCTACCCGGTTCGGCTCGACTCGGCCCGGCCGCCCCGGCCCGGCTCGGCTTGGCCCCGCGCCTCGGTTCGGCTCGGCCCGGCCCCCGGCCCCGACCCGGTTCGGCTCAGCCCGGCTCGGCTCAGGCCGGCCCGGCTCGACCCGGCCCGGCCCCGCCTGGCACGCCTCGGCCTGACCGGGCCTGACCCGGTGGACCGGCCTGGCCGCGCTGGGTCCACCTCGACTGCCGTCGAGTCCTAGCCGGTCGACCTGTGCAGCGGACGACGCCGAGCCGCGAGTGCGGTGGCGGCGAGCAGCGCGCCGGCCCGGACCCAGGGGCGGGGCTGTTCGCAGCGAGCGATGCCGGTCGACCGATCCGGACGGCGAGGCGATGCCGGTCCGTCCCGCGAGGTCGCGGCGCCGACTGCCCCCGCCCCGGCTCGATTCCCCGCCCCGGCTCGCAACGATGGGGTGCGCCCGTGTCGCGCGGCCCGTGATGCGCGCGCTGCGGTCGTCGCGGTACAGGGTTGTTCCACGTGAAACACAACCCTGTGTTTCACGTGGAACGGAGCTCAGTGGCCGCGTTCCACCGCGCGCTCGACGAGCGCCGCGTAGAGGTCGCCGAGCTCGATGTCGGCCGCCGCAGCGGCGGTCGGCAGGAGCGAGGTGTCGGTGAGGCCGGGCGACACGTTCACCTCGAGGATCTGCACGCGCCCCTCCGCGTCGACGACGGCGTCGAGCCGGGACACGTCGCGCAGGCCGAGCAGGCGGTGCGCGGCGAGCGCGGCCTCCTCCAGCGCGGCGATCGTGGAGGGGTCCAGCCGGGCCGGACAGTGGAACGTCGCGGCCCCCGGTGTGTAGCGGGCGGTGTAGTCGTAGACCCCGCCCGCGGTGTCGACCTCCACCGGCGGCAGCGCGCGCGGCTCGGCCCCGTCGTGCACCACCGAGACCGCCACCTCCGTGCCCGCGACGAACCGCTCCGCGAGCACGGTGTCGGCGTAGGCGAGGCAGCTGACCATCGCGGCGGGCAGCTCCGCCGCCTGCTGGACGACCTGCGCGCCCAGCGCCGAGCCGCCCTGGTCCGGCTTCACCATGAGCGGCAGGCCGAGGCGCTCGACCATCGCGTCCAGGACGGCCTGCGCCCCGAGCTCGCGGAACGTGCTGTGCGGCAGCGCCACCCAGTCCGGCGTCGTCAGCCCGGCCCGCCGGAACTCGGCCTTCGCCGTCGGCTTGTCCCACGCCCGGCGGCAGGCCGCGGCCGGGGTGCCGACGAACGGCACGCCGACGAGGTCCAGCACCGCCTGCACCGACCCGTTCTCCCCCTCGCCGCCGTGCAGCGCGATCGCGACCGCGTCGGGGCGGTCCGAGCGGATGCGGCCGAGCAGGGTCGCGTCGACGTCCCACTCGACGACCGAAAGCCCCGCCTTGCGCAGCGACGTCGCCAACCGGCGCCCGGAGCGCAGCGACACCTCACGTTCGTGGGACAGCCCACCGGCCAGCACGGCCACCGTTCTCGAAGTCACCGGGGCATTCTGCGCCACGGCGCGTCGAGGCGGTGGTCCGGTGCGGCGGACCCGCGCGGCCGAGGTGCGATCGGAGGCCGGTGTGCCGCGCCGAGCGCCGCGTTCCGCGGGACACTCATCGGCGGCCGCGGCCGGGAGGGTGGTGCGTCACCGGTTCCGCGCCGCCGGCGTCGGTACGGAGAGCAGGTTCCGCCCGTCTGTGCGCCCTCGGAAGGGCGCATCAGCCGCCGATCCCGCACCGACGACGCGTGTCGGGTGGGCTACGGCGTGTGCGGCGAGGGGGCCTGCGGGCCGTCGCGGGGCTCCGGCGGGGTGGCGGGCAGGCGGGCCGGTGTGCCGAACGTCCGCATGACGTCGAGCTCGGCCTCCAGCACCGCGGCCAGCCGCCGGACGCCCTCGGTGATGCGCTCGGGCGTCGGGTAGCAGTAGGACAGCCGCAGCTGCCGGCTGCCGAACCCGTCGGCGTAGAAGCCGGTGCCCGACGC
This sequence is a window from Pseudonocardia petroleophila. Protein-coding genes within it:
- a CDS encoding D-alanine--D-alanine ligase family protein, with amino-acid sequence MTSRTVAVLAGGLSHEREVSLRSGRRLATSLRKAGLSVVEWDVDATLLGRIRSDRPDAVAIALHGGEGENGSVQAVLDLVGVPFVGTPAAACRRAWDKPTAKAEFRRAGLTTPDWVALPHSTFRELGAQAVLDAMVERLGLPLMVKPDQGGSALGAQVVQQAAELPAAMVSCLAYADTVLAERFVAGTEVAVSVVHDGAEPRALPPVEVDTAGGVYDYTARYTPGAATFHCPARLDPSTIAALEEAALAAHRLLGLRDVSRLDAVVDAEGRVQILEVNVSPGLTDTSLLPTAAAAADIELGDLYAALVERAVERGH